TTCCATGATCCGTCCTTATATAGACGATAGACATTTCTTGTTGAGTTTGTATCCTTTTACAAAGAGCAATAAATGATTCAAGTGCATCGCTTTTTGTTTTTAGGAATTCCGTCCACGTATAACGTGAGAAGTCATCGACTACTACTAGAGTGTACGAACATCCTCCCAAACTTTATACGGGAACAGGTCctataagatccatatgtagaaGCTCGAGTGGTCTAGTCGTAGACACCATGAATTTAGCTTTATGAGATGCTTTAATTTGTTTTCCAATTTCACATGCTTCACATATATGATCTTTTACGAAATTGAGTTTCGGTAAACCACGAACATGTTCATTCGAACAAATGTTCTTAATGAGTTTCATATTAATATGACCCATCCTTCGGTGCCATAACCAAGGATCCTCATTTGTGGTAACTAAACACATATTTTCGTAATTGTTAATGTTAAAAGCGTATACATTATTATCTCTTGGACATGTTATAACCAGTCTTCCATTATTATCAAAGATGGAACAATGAGTTGGATAAAATGTAACCTTGCATCcattatcacaaagttggctaaTTGACAATAGATTATACTTTAATCCTGTGACTAATTGTACGTCATATATTTTAAAGTTTTAATTGCCAAGATCACCAATACCAATGATATCACCTTTGCTACTATCACCAAATGTGACAATTCCTACGGTAACTTTTATTACATGTTATGTGTCGTGAACAACCACTATCAAGATACCACACATCTTTCTTGATAGCAAGGCACACCTATACAAAGGATCAATTAAACCTATTGGTATCCTTCTTTCTCAAGGGTCCGGGTGTTGGTTCATCATACGGTATACTAGAGTTTGCATATAGAAATCTAGGCATATGATAATCATTATTAACACCAAATAGATTTTTAGATGCTTGATTCCTATTAGAAACATGATAAGTATTTCTACGAGGAGCATAAGACATATTTCTAGGATAGGCATGATCATTTTCGAACCTAGGATATACAATTTGATTCGAATTTTTATCACTAACTTAAGCATGATGACTCGAATTATAATAATTAGCACGAGGATAGACATTAGGCACATAATAATTATGACTCAATCTAGCATGCAAATGACTCGTATTTTTAAGCATAAAGTTAACATTCAAGTTTTGAGTATGATCATAACCACTTGGATTTTGAGTCTTATAACCTTGTTTGGGAGTGTTCAAAAATCGTCCCTTATTAGTGCTTTCActaatttgatttttaacattCCTACATTGATAAATGTTATATTCTTGATAATAATGAAACTTAGGTTGTCTCTTGTCATTTTTGATCATTTGTCTTTTATTTTGAACAACCTTTGTTTCATTTCTTCTCTTTATAAGTTCACTTTTAGGAACCCACTTATACTTCCCCTTACGTTCACCTCTTTAGTTTTGCAATAAAGATGAATATGTCCATCCTTATTACAATAAGAACATGTAGTAGAAGATGACTTAGGAGTTGTATTTATCGAGGTTTTAGGGGTTCGAAACTCACTCTTAGGTGAAGATCTCGAATTATATCCCAATCCTTCCCGATTAAATGATTCCTTAGAGTTTAATACCATACGTTGATAAACGATTAAATCTCAAGATTTTCCTTTTCCGCTAACAAGATATTTATCTTATTACGTAATTGAATATCTTGATGCTCAATTTGAACTAAGAGCTTGTGATTTTCTATTTCGAGTCTTTGTCTATCCAATATAACCGATTCAAGTTCTGAGATAACGCTTTCTCGTTTCTTGGATTCAGTTTCGAATTTATTCCTTAGTTGAGTAAATTCGAAATATTTTTGAGATAAGATCAATTTGTAGTCAAGCTCTTTCGTTTTAAACGCTTCATTACACTCTTGTTCAACATCGCCCATTAAGGATTCTTCTAATTCTTTTATCCTTTCACTACTTGTTTCTTTCTTATGAATTAATGATTCATTTTGAATTTTCAAGTTCAAAACCTCTACATGGAGATCATTAGTACTCTTGGATAATTGAACCTTCTCGTTTTCATTTTCGACTTCTAATTTTCAACGTCCTTGACTTGAGTACCGGCCAAGCGTGTGACCTCTTTTTGTAGCTCAATATTCATATCTCGAATTTTATTCCTTTCGGAATTAATCGTGATATATATTTGGCTAATATTATCATACCTCAATTTCAACATATTAACAGGGTTCATCAACTCCGAAATACTCAACTTAGAATGATCTACTTTGGACAAACTTAAGTTAACATTATCACTACTACAAGAAGCTAAATTATCTAAGGGTTTTAGGCTTACCTCTTGACAAGCTTCTATCATTTCTTTTTCATCACCAGTCACCATCAAGCACAAGTTCACGACCTCTTCACTTTGTTCAGGAGCTTCTTCATCCTCATTTAAGTCCCATCCATTCTCGACAATAAGGCTTCGGCCTTTAGCCAATTTTGGACATTCCCGTTTAAAGTGACCGAGTTGTTTACATTCGAAACACAAATTATGTGCTTCTTTGTTTGACGATTCTTTCGGCTTAGGGGCAACATAATTATTCAAAAAACtcgaattattataattataaccATTATTCGGTTGTTGCATCCCTTTGCCTTTGTTAAAGTTCAAAGGTTGGAAATTATTACTCTTGTAATTCGGTCTTCCTTTCGAGTTAAACACACGTTGTTGATTACCCGACTTAAGGAAACCTTTTCCGTACCTTTCAGCTTTACTTTGCAAAACCCGACGAAGTTGTCTTGAAAGTAGTGCAATCTCTTGTTCATCGAGATTTTGCAACTCTTCGATCAACTCAtcatcattttcatcttcatcaattaaaattatttgtAAGGCCATATTTTTCCTTTTATCTTCGACTTTAGGAATAACCTTTTCTGGAATATTATCCTCTTCGTAAGCACGAAGGTTTCCGAACAAGCTATCGATAGCATATGAATTGAGGTTATGCATTTCTTTTATTGTGGTAACTTTAACTTTCCAACTAGGAGCCAAAGCTTTCAAAATCCTACGATTTTTCTCGTTCATAATATAAGCTTTTCCGAGTTGTGAAAGTTCATCGATTATACGAGTAAACCTCATTTCCATAGCGATGATAGTCTCGCTTTCAAGGAGTTTAAAATTTTCATATTCTTGTATCAAAGTATCCATTCAGGATTCTTTAATATCTTTTGTACCCTCATAAGTAATGcctaatttgttccacatttcttgtgcgGACTTGCAGTTATTAACATGTTTGTATTCTTTTACCGCAAGTGCACTAGTCAAGACCATTTCCACTTTATCGGCTATGTTCATTTGACTTTCTTTTTCGGGGTTATATTCGCTAAATTTCTTCTCGACAAGTTCATCACCTATGCTTTTCATAGGGACTAAAACACCATCTTCAATCTCCATCCAAACCTTAACTCCTTGTGATCTCGCGTATATTCTAAAACACGTTTTCCACGTAGCaaagtttgtgccatcaaatagAGGTGGTCGAGAACTCGAAAGTCCTTCCCCGCAACCAATCGTACTTATGTACGCCATAAAAAGTTGTCCTTAATACGGTTTTACGTAACGACTTTTATAATAGTCGTTAACTCCGTTAGGATCTATTTTTTATCGTATTCCTCGATTATCATAATAATCAATAAATACGGTCAAAAtcactgctctgataccaactgatAGGTCCCGCGAGTGGGTTCGATAAGCTAGAatggggggttgaatagcttatcacctttttaaaatttaagagcttggctttttgaaatttcttttctCCTCTTTAACGTTAAATACTTGTATGCAAGCTAGTTAAGTGCGGAAAATAAAGATACAAAAAGAAGATGCACGACATGGTTGATTTATCCTGGTTCGTGGTGGCTAACTCAACCAACGGAGTCTACTCACCCCAACTCCAGTCCCCATGCTCCTCCCCGAACTCGAGATTTTCTCTACTATAAAGAACCTCCTCTATAGTAGGCGGAGAAACCTTTACACACTAACCACTATTTAAATGTCTTGGAACGTTACACATACGTAACTTCCTCAAAATAAATAGAAACCCTATTACAAGACTATCTTGGAGCGTAATAACCTAGTCACGTCCTCAAGCACTCATAAATCCTTTTACGTAGCCTTCGTCCTTCTTCTTCTTGGCGGGTCTCGAATCTAGGTTTTATATCTCGGGTCTTTCGTTTGCCTCACGGTGCAAAggctactaactccccgttagtacgccTAAGACTTGGGTCTTAGCACAAAGATCATCTCACTTCACTTCACCTCACTGCAAAGAAAAGAAGACAAGCTACAAGCACACAAGCAAACAAGCAATATATATTTAATGAGAAAATATATAAATTGACGCTATTACACGTTAAACTATTCGGCTTTCACCACGCTAATACGCGTTACACTAGTGCGGAAACTATATAAAAGATTGTCGGGATATGTCACGCAAGGGACAAATCACACAAACAAAATGCAAGACAAGCAAATAAATATGAATGCAAGTGTGTGCTCTATTCGGCCAAGGATGAACACGGAACACGTAAGGGCCGAATGAACAATTTAGAGGCCCGTTCTTTAAGTCCTTTCAAGAGATATAATGAAAGGGTCAAGGACTTAAGAATACAACTCTATACCTTGCTAAATGCACTTGGTAAATAGATCAAAACTATCAAAATGCAACCAATGTGCCTAGCAAAACTATTCGACCAAGAATAGTGAAACCGAATGCTTTTTTGTCTCGTTTCTTGAAGTTCTTTCAAGAGAAAGTATGAAAGGGTTAAGAACTTAATAACACAAGACTATAGCTAGCTTAATGCACTTGTTAAAGAAAGAAAAATAAGTAAGAAACGCAAGGCACTGGAGCTTTTATATTCGGCCGAGTATAACAACTCGTATGGTCGAAAATTTGAACTTGCTTCTTCAAGTTCAAATGGCCTAGTTTGTTATGTTCTTGTTCAATATAACTCTTCTTTATAATCAAGATTCAAATGAAAAAATCAAGAACAAACTTAGACAAGATTTCGGAATTCAAAAACCAAGAATAAAACCACTTACGGTTTATGCTCGTTTAGGGACATTGGTTTTAACCGAAAATCGTCTAAATGCCTTTAATTACTTTAAGCTCCTAATCTTTAGTGAACGGACTTAAAATTTATTAGATCTTAGCTACTAACTCTTGGTATGTTCCTACTAAGGCTCCAAAACATACTACACGAATAAATTAAGAACAAGTGCGTTTTATGCCAAAGTTCACGGAACTTGGaccaaagtgta
This sequence is a window from Apium graveolens cultivar Ventura chromosome 9, ASM990537v1, whole genome shotgun sequence. Protein-coding genes within it:
- the LOC141685419 gene encoding uncharacterized protein LOC141685419 codes for the protein MAYISTIGCGEGLSSSRPPLFDGTNFATWKTCFRIYARSQGVKVWMEIEDGVLVPMKSIGDELVEKKFSEYNPEKESQMNIADKVEMVLTSALAVKEYKHVNNCKSAQEMWNKLGITYEGTKDIKES